A region of Elusimicrobiota bacterium DNA encodes the following proteins:
- a CDS encoding type II toxin-antitoxin system RelE/ParE family toxin, with protein MKSRFLLLAEIEMLNAARFYEGQAQRLGVDFLARVQSAVEDVESNPIRWPLYRPNIRRRFVSRFPYAVLYRVEPKNVVVVAVMHLHRNPNYWIGRI; from the coding sequence ATGAAGTCACGGTTTCTTCTATTGGCCGAGATTGAGATGCTCAATGCGGCCAGGTTTTATGAGGGGCAGGCGCAACGTCTTGGGGTTGACTTCCTGGCTCGTGTCCAATCGGCCGTTGAAGACGTGGAGTCGAATCCTATCCGCTGGCCACTGTATCGGCCGAATATTCGACGCAGATTCGTGAGCCGGTTCCCCTACGCGGTCCTCTATCGGGTTGAACCTAAAAATGTCGTGGTCGTTGCTGTTATGCATTTGCATAGGAACCCAAATTATTGGATAGGTCGAATTTAG
- a CDS encoding AAA family ATPase, translating into MSSRLASDVPRSGLSFNPVNSVKPIDGEIGPKIEMTPEFREALELLHSTKQNLFITGRAGTGKSTLLHLFKGQASKKCVVLAPTGIAALNVRGQTLHSFFGFPPHFMDPKDVKRAGRNRRAVQELETLVIDEASMVRADLLDAMDVCMRLTRGVSEPFGGAQVVLFGDLFQLPPVVEPGLNEIFSQRYSGPYFFDSNAWREMNATCFELRKVFRQGSDPEFLSLLDRLRDNTATREDFARLNQRVEKTEGGAREGLVLSTTNAISRVINDAEMDRLKGKARCYEGVVTGEFDPSSFPTDLQLVLKKGAQVLLLRNDPSLEWVNGDLGKIVGLSEESIQVEIKGKRHELTPVSWERYVYVFDEKAASIKKKVVGTFQQFPVRLAWAITIHKSQGQTFECATIDLGNGAFAHGQAYVAFSRCKTLSGVTLRRPVRPRDLICDDRVRRFHESARTHVGKASHS; encoded by the coding sequence ATGTCCTCCCGCCTCGCTTCCGACGTTCCTCGCTCCGGTCTATCTTTTAACCCGGTGAACTCCGTGAAACCCATCGATGGTGAAATAGGGCCGAAAATCGAGATGACTCCGGAATTTCGGGAGGCGCTTGAACTCCTCCATTCCACCAAGCAAAACCTGTTCATCACCGGGCGCGCGGGGACGGGGAAATCGACCCTCCTCCATTTGTTCAAAGGCCAGGCCTCCAAGAAATGCGTCGTGCTGGCCCCCACGGGGATCGCGGCTCTGAACGTGAGGGGGCAAACCCTGCATTCCTTCTTTGGGTTTCCGCCCCACTTCATGGACCCAAAAGACGTCAAGCGGGCTGGGCGGAACCGCCGCGCGGTTCAAGAATTGGAAACCCTGGTGATCGACGAAGCCTCCATGGTGCGGGCCGACCTCTTGGACGCCATGGACGTCTGCATGAGGCTCACCCGGGGCGTGTCCGAACCCTTCGGCGGGGCCCAGGTGGTCCTCTTTGGCGACCTCTTCCAACTTCCGCCGGTGGTCGAGCCGGGGCTGAACGAAATTTTCTCCCAACGTTATTCAGGCCCCTATTTTTTCGACTCCAACGCCTGGCGGGAAATGAACGCCACCTGTTTCGAATTGCGGAAAGTCTTCCGTCAGGGGTCCGATCCGGAGTTCCTTTCGTTGCTGGACCGCCTGCGGGACAACACCGCCACTCGGGAAGACTTCGCGCGGTTGAATCAACGAGTGGAAAAGACCGAAGGGGGGGCGCGGGAAGGCCTGGTCTTGAGCACGACGAATGCCATCTCCCGCGTCATCAACGACGCCGAGATGGATCGTTTGAAAGGGAAAGCCCGTTGCTACGAGGGGGTGGTGACCGGAGAATTCGACCCATCCAGCTTTCCGACGGACCTTCAGCTTGTGCTCAAAAAAGGGGCCCAGGTCTTGCTCCTCCGGAACGATCCAAGCCTGGAGTGGGTCAACGGAGATTTGGGGAAAATTGTGGGCCTATCGGAGGAATCCATTCAAGTGGAGATCAAGGGGAAACGCCACGAGTTGACCCCCGTGTCCTGGGAACGCTACGTCTATGTGTTCGACGAAAAGGCGGCCAGCATTAAAAAGAAAGTCGTCGGCACCTTTCAACAGTTTCCGGTTCGCTTAGCCTGGGCCATCACGATCCACAAGAGCCAAGGCCAAACCTTCGAGTGCGCTACCATCGATTTGGGGAACGGGGCCTTCGCCCACGGCCAGGCCTACGTGGCTTTCAGCCGATGCAAAACCCTCTCCGGCGTGACGCTCCGCCGCCCGGTGCGGCCCCGGGACCTGATCTGTGACGACCGAGTGAGACGTTTTCATGAGTCCGCGCGGACCCACGTCGGAAAGGCCTCCCACTCCTGA
- a CDS encoding translation elongation factor-like protein, which yields MPGEILAGVVDDFFSHLSVITLTLQAPLKVGDKIHVRGHTTDMTEAVASIQINHQPVLEAKTGDPVGIKAVGKCRAGDYLYKVG from the coding sequence CTGCCGGGAGAGATCCTGGCGGGCGTCGTGGATGATTTCTTCAGTCACTTAAGCGTGATCACTCTCACCCTCCAGGCTCCGCTCAAAGTGGGGGACAAAATTCACGTGCGCGGCCACACCACCGACATGACCGAAGCGGTGGCTTCCATTCAAATTAATCACCAGCCGGTCCTCGAAGCCAAAACCGGCGATCCGGTGGGCATCAAAGCCGTCGGCAAGTGCCGCGCCGGCGACTACCTCTACAAAGTCGGATGA
- a CDS encoding thioredoxin domain-containing protein — MSVHKTKRKGLVGLGIVGAALVAVAVGRRAPSFSGDAPSYRQTGPSGARVVITEYSDFQCPKCAEAVPILKNLLSVYSKDVRLVFHHAPLKQHKWAILAAQAAESAGRQGKFWEYAERLFSNQKEWSESADPRPLLASYAKDLGLDSARFAKDLDSPSIAAVVQNEKAKADALLIPATPTFFLNDRMLVGDTQLAGDAARYIERELGR, encoded by the coding sequence ATGAGCGTGCACAAAACCAAACGGAAGGGACTCGTGGGGTTGGGAATTGTCGGGGCGGCCCTGGTGGCCGTCGCCGTGGGGCGGCGCGCGCCCTCTTTTTCAGGAGACGCGCCATCCTACCGCCAGACCGGCCCCTCCGGCGCCCGGGTCGTTATAACGGAATATTCGGATTTCCAATGCCCCAAATGCGCGGAGGCGGTTCCGATCCTAAAAAACCTTCTTAGCGTTTACAGCAAGGACGTGAGGCTGGTTTTTCACCACGCGCCGCTCAAACAGCACAAATGGGCCATCCTCGCCGCCCAAGCGGCGGAATCGGCGGGCCGTCAGGGTAAATTCTGGGAATACGCGGAGCGCTTGTTTTCCAATCAAAAGGAATGGTCCGAATCTGCCGACCCCCGCCCTTTGTTGGCGTCCTATGCCAAGGACCTGGGTTTGGACTCGGCTCGGTTTGCGAAAGATCTGGACAGCCCCTCCATCGCGGCCGTGGTCCAAAACGAGAAGGCCAAGGCGGACGCTCTCTTGATCCCCGCCACGCCGACCTTTTTCCTGAACGACCGGATGTTGGTGGGGGACACTCAATTGGCCGGTGACGCCGCGCGATACATCGAGCGGGAGTTGGGCCGATGA
- a CDS encoding ATP-binding protein encodes MILRHLTPVLKARFAAARSVLLTGARQTGKTTLARQTFPRLPYSSLENPEDRSFAQEDPKAFLAQFPGGAVLDEIHRVPSLLSTLQGIIDEGERKFILTGSQNILLLEKVSQSLAGRLALLTLPPLTERELSGRPVYDPAKHLFAHPGKAPLGGRPLMDRIVQGGYPEPVTKPKTLSFWFGDYIRTYVERDVRMILNVKDTLAFQRFLALCAGRSGQLLNMASLANDVGISPGTVGHWLSVLQAGGLVYLLPPYHENFNKRVIKSPKLYFLDTGLLCRLIGIRHSRELKFHPLVGAIFETYVVSEIRKNLLNLGREPELFFWRDQHGVEVDLLLLRGAKRVPLEIKLGQTVSGDLFKGLRRWKELSGDKTLPACLLYGGESEYEREGVTIKSYRSL; translated from the coding sequence ATGATTCTTAGACATCTCACGCCGGTATTAAAAGCCCGATTCGCCGCCGCCCGGTCTGTCCTTCTGACCGGGGCGCGACAAACCGGGAAGACCACCCTCGCGCGGCAGACCTTTCCGCGTTTGCCCTATTCGTCTTTGGAAAACCCGGAAGACCGGAGCTTCGCCCAGGAAGACCCAAAGGCATTCCTCGCTCAATTTCCCGGCGGGGCGGTGCTGGATGAAATCCATCGAGTTCCGTCCTTGTTGTCCACCCTTCAGGGAATCATCGATGAAGGGGAAAGAAAGTTTATCCTCACCGGCTCCCAAAATATTCTCCTCCTAGAGAAAGTCTCGCAGTCCTTGGCGGGGCGATTGGCTCTGCTGACCTTGCCCCCTCTCACAGAAAGAGAACTATCGGGTCGGCCCGTTTACGACCCGGCCAAACATCTCTTTGCTCACCCCGGAAAGGCACCGTTGGGCGGCAGGCCTCTGATGGATCGGATCGTTCAGGGAGGATATCCCGAACCCGTGACGAAACCGAAGACCCTCTCCTTTTGGTTCGGGGATTACATTCGAACCTACGTCGAAAGAGACGTGCGGATGATTTTGAATGTGAAAGACACCCTGGCTTTCCAACGGTTCTTGGCCCTCTGCGCGGGACGTTCGGGCCAACTCCTGAACATGGCGTCGTTGGCAAACGATGTGGGAATCAGTCCCGGGACCGTAGGGCATTGGCTGAGCGTTCTCCAAGCCGGTGGTTTGGTATACCTCCTACCCCCCTATCATGAAAACTTCAACAAGCGTGTGATCAAATCGCCCAAACTTTATTTTTTGGACACGGGGCTCCTTTGTCGGTTAATCGGAATCCGTCATTCCCGAGAACTTAAGTTTCATCCCTTGGTGGGCGCCATTTTCGAGACCTATGTCGTGTCCGAAATTCGCAAAAACCTGCTCAACCTGGGTCGTGAACCGGAATTGTTTTTTTGGCGAGATCAACACGGGGTCGAGGTGGATCTCCTTCTGTTGCGGGGGGCCAAACGCGTTCCACTGGAAATTAAGCTTGGCCAAACCGTTTCCGGAGACTTGTTTAAAGGCCTTCGACGATGGAAAGAGCTTTCAGGAGACAAAACCTTACCCGCCTGTCTCCTTTACGGGGGCGAATCCGAGTATGAGCGCGAAGGAGTTACCATCAAATCCTATCGGTCCCTGTGA
- a CDS encoding GNAT family N-acetyltransferase, protein MSHLGDDTFHIANTPALQERALVEGLSFRLGGFHFTVATTEDLLEKVYGLRYQSYVKDYRFAPEADFPDGRHTDRYDPGSIHAVALDSEGNAVGTVRLVLNSPLGFQCLGAASEEHQVKLASSKKVAELSRLALANPYAGAFADVWSALLSMPVPLPVPPGKPSAPRRDRRRGAVILLGLFRMLYRVSKRLRLTGWCFMCNPATAAVYVRHGVPMNQLGPVVDRVGNRASHLARFHEIEHHLLNFDRIRAVALDLMVRDRPPL, encoded by the coding sequence ATGTCCCATCTCGGAGACGACACTTTTCATATCGCCAACACCCCCGCCCTCCAAGAGCGCGCCCTCGTGGAGGGGCTGAGCTTCCGCCTGGGCGGGTTCCACTTCACGGTGGCGACCACTGAAGATCTGTTGGAAAAAGTGTATGGGCTCCGCTACCAATCCTATGTGAAGGATTATCGTTTCGCGCCGGAGGCGGACTTTCCCGACGGCAGGCATACGGACCGTTACGACCCTGGGTCCATCCACGCCGTGGCGCTGGACTCTGAAGGAAACGCGGTCGGAACCGTGCGGCTCGTGCTCAACTCGCCCCTGGGATTCCAATGCTTGGGGGCCGCTTCGGAGGAACACCAGGTCAAGCTGGCCTCCTCTAAGAAAGTGGCGGAACTCTCGCGTTTAGCCCTGGCGAACCCCTACGCCGGGGCCTTCGCCGACGTATGGTCGGCCCTCTTGTCCATGCCGGTCCCTCTCCCCGTCCCTCCCGGGAAGCCGAGCGCCCCTCGGCGGGACCGCCGACGGGGGGCGGTCATTCTTTTGGGCCTCTTCCGAATGTTGTACCGGGTCAGCAAACGGCTTCGGCTCACGGGATGGTGTTTCATGTGCAACCCGGCGACCGCCGCCGTTTACGTTCGCCATGGCGTTCCCATGAACCAGCTGGGTCCCGTGGTGGATCGGGTGGGAAACCGCGCGTCCCATCTGGCGCGCTTTCATGAAATCGAGCACCACCTATTAAATTTTGATCGAATCCGGGCCGTCGCCCTGGACCTCATGGTCCGCGACCGGCCCCCGCTCTAA
- a CDS encoding DegT/DnrJ/EryC1/StrS family aminotransferase, with amino-acid sequence MDPERLDPVPFLNLASVHEPMEEEAVAAFRRIYRKNEFILGEEVRLLEEEFARASGAAHGVGMSSGTAALELSLRALNVGPGDDVLTTPFSFFATAAVIAYVGARPVFVDIDPGTLNLDPRALPRALTPRTKAILPVHLFGQPADMDAVNAFADAHSLNVVEDACQAHAARWRGRPVGALGRIGCFSFYPTKNLGGFGDGGIAVTNDGDLAERLRRLRNCGRRAQYEHLELGYNERLDNLQAALLRIKLPRLAAWTEERRRLADLYRRGLAGSPARPLAVTPGAEPVYHLFTVRAPRRDALKDFLAARGLSSGVFYPTPLHLQPAFAGLGGKPGDFPEAERASVEALSLPLYPGLSENNVLRIIAAVRAFYES; translated from the coding sequence ATGGATCCAGAAAGACTAGACCCCGTCCCCTTCCTCAACCTCGCTTCGGTTCATGAGCCCATGGAAGAGGAGGCGGTGGCCGCTTTCCGGCGGATTTACCGAAAAAACGAGTTCATCCTGGGGGAAGAAGTCCGGCTCCTGGAAGAAGAATTCGCCCGCGCCTCGGGCGCCGCCCACGGGGTGGGCATGTCCTCGGGCACGGCCGCCCTCGAGCTTTCCCTCCGCGCTCTGAACGTCGGGCCGGGGGACGACGTGCTGACCACGCCTTTCAGCTTTTTCGCCACGGCCGCCGTGATCGCCTATGTGGGCGCGCGCCCGGTATTTGTCGACATCGATCCCGGAACGCTGAACCTGGACCCCCGGGCTCTCCCGCGCGCGCTAACCCCCCGCACCAAGGCCATTCTCCCGGTTCACTTGTTCGGCCAGCCGGCCGACATGGACGCCGTGAACGCCTTCGCGGACGCCCATTCGTTAAACGTCGTGGAAGACGCCTGCCAAGCCCACGCCGCCCGCTGGCGCGGCCGTCCGGTGGGGGCTTTGGGACGGATCGGGTGTTTCAGTTTTTATCCCACCAAGAATCTGGGCGGGTTCGGGGACGGAGGCATTGCCGTGACCAACGACGGCGACCTGGCCGAGCGGCTCCGCCGCCTTCGGAATTGCGGCCGTCGGGCCCAATACGAGCACTTGGAACTGGGGTACAACGAGCGATTGGACAATCTTCAAGCGGCCCTGCTCCGAATAAAACTTCCGCGCCTGGCCGCCTGGACCGAGGAGCGGCGGCGACTGGCGGACCTTTACCGACGGGGATTGGCCGGTTCCCCGGCCCGACCCTTGGCCGTGACGCCGGGGGCGGAGCCCGTGTACCATCTTTTCACCGTCCGGGCCCCCCGCCGGGACGCGCTCAAAGATTTCCTCGCGGCCCGGGGCCTTTCGTCCGGAGTCTTTTATCCCACCCCGCTTCACCTTCAACCGGCCTTCGCGGGCCTGGGCGGAAAACCTGGGGATTTTCCCGAGGCGGAACGGGCCTCCGTGGAAGCGCTCTCGCTTCCGCTCTATCCGGGCCTCTCTGAAAACAACGTTCTCCGGATCATCGCCGCCGTTCGCGCGTTCTACGAAAGTTAA
- a CDS encoding DMT family protein, with translation MSVLVKTVGLLILSNLFMTVAWYAHLKNLSHRAWWIAATISWGVAFFEYGLQVPANRIGYTAFNLPQLKILQEVISLAVFVPFAVFYMGQPVRLNYLWAALCMTGAVFFIFRG, from the coding sequence ATGTCGGTGTTGGTAAAGACCGTGGGGCTCTTGATATTGTCCAACCTTTTTATGACCGTGGCTTGGTACGCCCATTTAAAAAACCTGAGCCACCGAGCGTGGTGGATAGCGGCCACGATCAGCTGGGGGGTGGCGTTTTTCGAGTATGGCCTCCAAGTTCCGGCCAACCGAATCGGCTATACCGCCTTCAATTTGCCCCAACTGAAAATCCTTCAGGAGGTCATCTCGCTGGCGGTCTTCGTGCCCTTCGCCGTTTTTTACATGGGTCAACCCGTCCGGCTCAACTACCTGTGGGCCGCCCTGTGCATGACGGGCGCGGTGTTCTTCATTTTTCGGGGATAA
- a CDS encoding addiction module protein — MTMKKQEASLLRMPLKKRAHLAEQLIASLDNLTVEEREELWAEEAERRYQAYKRGKMSSSPSEHVFRNALKKIA; from the coding sequence TTGACCATGAAAAAACAAGAAGCTTCCCTTTTGCGAATGCCTTTGAAAAAACGGGCCCATTTGGCTGAGCAGCTGATTGCGAGTTTGGACAATCTCACCGTGGAAGAACGGGAAGAATTGTGGGCCGAAGAGGCGGAGCGTCGTTACCAGGCCTACAAAAGAGGAAAGATGTCTTCATCGCCTAGTGAACATGTGTTCCGGAATGCCCTGAAAAAGATCGCATGA
- a CDS encoding NAD-dependent epimerase/dehydratase family protein encodes MKTVLVTGAAGFIGAWTAQALRARGDRVIGLDNFNPYYDIRLKRNRVQALIPDVPMHEVDIADRKALIRALGRVKIDQVCHLAAQAGVRYSLTHPFAYETANNLGTLNLLELARERGIRSFVFASSSSVYGANKKIPFSVEDPVDSPVSLYAATKRANELTAHVYHHLYGLHCTGLRFFTVYGPWGRPDMALFSFTKAILEGRPIDVFNHGRMKRDFTYITDIVDGVLHALDRDYPYEIFNLGNSRPVALTRFIGAIESALGKKAKKRLLPLQPGDVPATWADIRKSTRLLNFHPATDIETGVRRFVDWYRGYFRVRG; translated from the coding sequence ATGAAAACCGTTTTGGTCACCGGCGCGGCCGGGTTCATCGGGGCCTGGACCGCCCAAGCCCTCCGGGCTCGGGGCGACCGCGTGATCGGGCTGGACAACTTTAACCCCTACTACGACATTCGTCTGAAACGAAACCGCGTCCAGGCGCTCATTCCTGACGTTCCCATGCACGAGGTCGACATCGCGGATCGAAAGGCGTTAATCCGGGCCCTGGGGCGGGTGAAAATCGATCAGGTGTGCCATCTGGCCGCCCAGGCCGGCGTCCGCTATTCCCTCACGCATCCCTTCGCCTATGAAACAGCCAATAACCTCGGAACGTTGAACCTGTTGGAACTGGCGCGGGAACGCGGCATCCGATCCTTCGTTTTCGCCTCGTCTTCGTCCGTCTACGGCGCCAACAAAAAAATCCCCTTCTCCGTGGAAGACCCTGTCGACTCTCCGGTGTCCCTCTACGCCGCCACCAAGCGGGCCAACGAGTTGACCGCCCACGTCTACCACCATCTCTACGGTCTGCACTGCACGGGCCTGCGTTTTTTCACCGTCTATGGCCCCTGGGGCCGCCCGGACATGGCGCTTTTCTCTTTCACGAAGGCGATCTTGGAAGGCCGTCCCATCGACGTGTTCAATCACGGCCGCATGAAGCGAGACTTCACGTATATCACCGATATCGTTGACGGCGTCCTTCACGCCCTGGACCGGGACTACCCCTACGAAATTTTCAACCTCGGCAACTCCCGCCCGGTGGCCTTGACCCGCTTCATCGGCGCCATTGAGTCCGCCCTCGGCAAAAAAGCCAAAAAACGACTCCTCCCCCTCCAGCCCGGCGACGTCCCCGCCACCTGGGCGGACATCCGAAAATCCACTCGCCTCCTAAATTTCCACCCCGCCACCGACATCGAAACCGGCGTCCGCCGTTTCGTGGATTGGTACCGCGGCTATTTTCGCGTTAGGGGCTAA
- a CDS encoding deoxyribodipyrimidine photo-lyase yields MIDLRRVRPLNETPAGPGPVLYWMSRDQRVAGNWALLRAQALALERRAPLAVVFTLAPEFLGAPFRAYDFMFKGLAQVEARLSAAGIPFHLLFGPPEKTLPDFAANHGAGAAVTDFDPLRTKTLWKKSVADRLTVRLEEVDAHNIVPAWIVSPKHEYAAYTLRPKLHRLLSDFLVEFPPLVRHPFPWAEKAPGVDWDRALARLKPDSRVGPATWIKPGEAAGAKTLGLFLKNRLEFYGKKRNDPTEEGQSDLSPYLHFGQVSAQKVALEVRRRAWDTESGQAFLEELIVRRELSDNHCLYNPHYDSFEGFPDWAQKSLNAHRRDKRAFLYNRDDFEQAATHDPLWNAAQTEMVKRGKMHGYLRMYWGKKILEWSSSPEEALSTAIYLNDRYELDGRDPNGYSGIAWSIGGVHDRPWFDRPVYGQIRYMNANGCKSKFDVNGYIQRIKNLC; encoded by the coding sequence ATGATTGACCTCCGGCGAGTGAGGCCCCTGAACGAAACGCCCGCGGGCCCGGGACCCGTCCTTTATTGGATGAGCCGGGACCAACGGGTGGCGGGCAACTGGGCCTTGCTCCGCGCCCAGGCGTTGGCGTTGGAACGACGGGCGCCCCTGGCCGTGGTGTTCACTCTGGCTCCGGAGTTCCTGGGCGCGCCCTTTCGGGCCTACGACTTTATGTTCAAGGGTTTGGCCCAGGTGGAGGCGCGCCTCTCGGCCGCGGGGATTCCTTTTCATCTTTTGTTCGGCCCGCCGGAAAAAACGCTTCCGGACTTCGCCGCCAACCATGGGGCCGGCGCGGCGGTGACGGATTTCGATCCCCTGCGAACCAAAACCCTTTGGAAAAAATCCGTGGCCGACCGGCTGACCGTCCGGCTGGAAGAAGTGGACGCCCACAACATCGTCCCGGCCTGGATCGTTTCCCCCAAACACGAATACGCGGCTTACACCCTGCGGCCAAAACTTCACCGCCTCCTTTCGGATTTTTTAGTCGAGTTCCCCCCTTTGGTCCGCCATCCCTTTCCCTGGGCTGAGAAAGCCCCGGGCGTGGATTGGGACCGGGCCCTGGCCCGGTTAAAGCCGGACTCTCGAGTGGGACCGGCAACGTGGATCAAGCCGGGCGAGGCGGCGGGGGCCAAGACGCTGGGGCTTTTCTTGAAGAACCGCTTGGAATTTTACGGAAAGAAACGGAACGACCCCACGGAGGAAGGCCAATCCGATCTTTCCCCTTACCTCCATTTCGGGCAGGTCTCCGCGCAAAAGGTGGCGCTGGAAGTCCGCCGGCGCGCCTGGGACACGGAATCCGGGCAGGCGTTTTTGGAGGAACTCATTGTTCGTCGGGAACTCTCGGACAACCATTGCCTTTACAATCCGCATTACGATTCTTTTGAGGGGTTCCCCGACTGGGCGCAAAAAAGCTTAAACGCCCACCGGCGGGACAAACGGGCCTTCCTCTACAATAGAGACGACTTCGAGCAGGCCGCCACCCACGACCCGCTCTGGAACGCCGCCCAAACGGAAATGGTCAAACGGGGAAAAATGCATGGGTATTTGCGGATGTACTGGGGAAAAAAGATTCTGGAATGGTCGTCCTCGCCCGAAGAAGCCCTGTCCACCGCGATCTATCTAAACGACCGCTACGAGCTCGACGGTCGGGACCCCAACGGTTACTCCGGCATCGCCTGGTCCATCGGCGGCGTTCACGACCGCCCCTGGTTCGACCGCCCCGTCTACGGCCAAATCCGTTACATGAACGCCAACGGCTGTAAATCCAAATTCGACGTCAACGGTTACATCCAACGAATCAAAAATCTTTGCTGA
- a CDS encoding M48 family metalloprotease, with amino-acid sequence MKRAPFSRRFFFASLWVAGLLLPGCALNPITSKRQTKLISDAAEREIGLETKKSILKEYGEMKDPVLSQYVTNIGKRLAAVSDRPKVDYEFTILDTDLVNAFAAPGGFIFVTRGLLQEMSNEAELASVIGHEIGHVAGWHSIGMIQRQMGYGALGLLGAIASGIQMGPEAMILVAQTADLFTNLYLLGYSREHELEADRVGIRYMVSCGYDPKAALSFFERLGALEKKAGPDNWEPYLRSHPPTDQRIELAKAYLARGFFFHRPTELNVSTYMGMKARLPRLKPEEIGRTVGKRFELPLYGVALSVPADWGWEPQGGRSLVGFRKSGGDAWGELRREVLDADISAEQFARKFAQDRQWQFLQGRQALYPAGYAYLAQFYGPGALGGAFVYRGLFIVRDGVGWALLCAAVPDRTFESLVPFEQILRSFELK; translated from the coding sequence ATGAAACGAGCCCCTTTTTCCCGGCGATTCTTTTTCGCCTCCCTCTGGGTGGCGGGCCTTTTGTTGCCCGGTTGCGCCCTCAATCCCATCACGTCCAAACGCCAGACCAAGCTGATTTCCGATGCCGCCGAACGGGAGATCGGGCTGGAGACAAAAAAGAGCATCCTGAAAGAATACGGAGAGATGAAGGACCCGGTCCTCTCCCAATACGTCACGAACATCGGCAAGCGACTCGCCGCCGTGAGCGACCGACCCAAAGTGGACTACGAGTTCACTATCCTGGACACCGACTTGGTGAATGCCTTCGCCGCGCCCGGCGGGTTCATCTTTGTCACCCGCGGCCTGCTTCAGGAAATGTCGAACGAGGCGGAACTGGCCTCCGTGATCGGCCACGAAATCGGCCACGTGGCCGGCTGGCACTCCATCGGCATGATCCAGCGCCAGATGGGATACGGCGCGCTGGGCCTTCTGGGGGCCATCGCCTCCGGGATCCAGATGGGTCCCGAAGCCATGATTTTGGTGGCCCAGACGGCGGACCTCTTCACCAACCTCTATTTGCTGGGCTACAGCCGGGAACACGAACTCGAAGCCGATCGAGTGGGCATTCGCTACATGGTTTCCTGCGGCTACGACCCCAAGGCGGCGCTCAGTTTCTTTGAACGGCTGGGGGCTCTTGAAAAAAAAGCGGGCCCGGACAACTGGGAGCCCTACCTCCGATCCCACCCTCCCACGGACCAGCGCATCGAGCTGGCCAAGGCCTATCTGGCTCGGGGATTTTTTTTCCATCGCCCGACCGAGTTGAACGTTTCCACTTACATGGGAATGAAGGCCCGCCTGCCCCGATTGAAGCCAGAAGAAATCGGCCGGACGGTGGGCAAACGGTTCGAACTTCCGCTTTACGGCGTCGCCCTCTCGGTCCCGGCGGATTGGGGGTGGGAACCCCAGGGCGGGCGATCCCTCGTGGGGTTCCGTAAATCCGGCGGAGACGCCTGGGGTGAACTTCGGAGGGAGGTTTTAGACGCCGATATCTCCGCCGAACAATTCGCCCGGAAATTCGCCCAAGACCGGCAGTGGCAATTTCTCCAAGGTCGGCAGGCCCTTTATCCCGCCGGCTATGCCTATCTCGCCCAGTTTTACGGCCCGGGGGCCCTGGGGGGCGCGTTCGTTTATCGCGGCCTTTTCATTGTCCGGGACGGCGTCGGCTGGGCCCTCCTCTGCGCCGCCGTCCCCGACCGCACCTTCGAATCCCTGGTCCCCTTCGAACAAATTCTCCGGTCGTTCGAACTGAAGTAG